The genomic DNA ACAATCTTTCACTAGCACAGCCGCGTTAAAGCCTGCAGCGAATAATTTTGCAGATTATGCTACAACAGGAAAACAGCTTCAACAGCAATAAAAAGTTAGAAAAGCAAGAAAGCTTGCACAGATTcactcatataaaaaaaaatatcatctcaTAGTCAAAACGAACTTATGAAGATATTTAAATGTTATCAGTACTATTTACAAGGTTACACACATGAGAGACAGCATGTGACTCTTTTGAATCCAAAATAGTTGGTTTTTATAATTATCATGTCATGCTTGTTTTAAATTATCCAAGATTTGCATCGTGTCCATCATATTATCAATTTTTCCATCAGTGTTGCAAATTTCAACAAAGTTCAGTGGAAATTTTCTTAAATGAAAACAGTTCTGGAGGACTGAGTCTGATATAAAAGCTTGAATTTAGAGCTGATTTGTCAGAATCATTGAAACAAAGAGAACACCTCAGAAATAATGACAGAATAAATTCCTACAATAGTGAATGTCAACTTGTCATATACAAACATACAACTATAAATCAAAGCATACGAAGATGAAAGTAGACTATTGGAAGACTGTAAACCATACAATTTGTGGCTAAAAGTAGAGGAAGCAGAAAAAGAATGCATACCACATCAACAGGAGAACCAATACAGACAGCAAAGAAACCTGCACCTAGACCAGCTAGCAGATGAGTTAAGATATTATCCATGAACCCTGGAATGTTCAAAATCATCTGCATAAGTATAGTGTGTTAGGACATTTTGGAAGtaacttaacatagcaacaacTTCGAAATACAAAACAAGGTCAACTTAAAAGACCTAATACTTTTATGTTACCTGTTTCACTTGGTCATAACTGGCTAGTTCAGCAGCATTTACTATAGCATTTCTTGCTACATTGGGGCCAAGGCCAGTCCACAGTGCCCCTAAACCTTCCtaattttttatagatatttGAAATGATACACTTAGAtactgggaaaaagaagaagaagaagaagaagaagaagaagaagaaaagaaaagcacaatACTACTGCAAGAAAACTGACCTGCTTCACTATGGTGAAATAAGCATCCCAAGCTCCAGAATAACGCCTAGGCACGCCAGCTGGCAATTTTCCTTCTGCTTGAAGCCGAACTTTGACAAGATCAGTTGGATTAGCCACAATAATTGCTATAGCACCTgtcaagtttttttatttattaaaaaaaaaaaaggcttgttATGAAATCTAAAGAAGCAATGGGAATGGTAACAATAGTTTGAGAAAGTTAATACAGGTTGTATGCAAATTCGAACAGCAGGCAGGAAAGTGAGAAACATTTTCACCTGTTAAAAAAGCAGCAAGTATTTTGTGGTATAAAGGAATTTCTCCAATAAATTCGCTGCCAACTAGATATCTTTTGACCTGTTCAACATGCAATTTATGAATACACATAAACTTGTGACACTGAGAAAGCATAAGAATTAATCGTATTCATGAAAAGAACATATAATAAACTCACAGGACCATATAAGCCAATCCGTAAGCCTCCATAAAGACACTGGCGTTGTAATCCTGGAATAAGGCCTTTCCAAAGTGCCGACAAACCTTCTTCCCTGGCAATGGTGGCCATAGTACCCAACAAGCCTCTATATTTGGGAAAACCCACTCCATCCACCCCAGCTGCTGCTGCTTTCTTTTGAAGCTGAAGCCTGACTTTAGCAGTGTCCAAAGGAAGGGTACAGAactgcaaaaaaaatcaatgaagaCAATGACAAGTGAAATCCACTCATATTTTTGTGAGCTCCAataggtgtgtgtgtgtgtgtttttagaagaaaagaacTGTGACATTACTAAAGAAAGCAAATGCATTATGCATAGAGCATGAACCATTATATCATAATGCTTAACTACAAAAACAGATTATGGAAACTAATACCTTAACTCAGGCTAAAACAAAATCCATCACTTTGAGATCATGTACTGCTGTTTTGCCTTATTAAGTTAATGCATCAATTTTACAATCAGAATACAATTCTTAAATAATCAAGTAATGTGTTTCTTTCGTTGTcataaaggaaaatttttataaacaaaacaGGTTTTCAAAACTGAATTTCAAACTGCTTGAGAATGAGGAGGAATTATCTGAAGTCAAATAAGCTTAAACAAgtaaaggggaaaaagaaaagatagaacATAGCACATAATGTAGTATAATACCATTACTCATTGACTAAAATCCTTCAACAGTAAACTAGGGCAATGCTGTCTAATAgctataaaatcaaattttaaaaagaaaatcataaaagaatataGCTGAAAGCCAAACATCAATTGcaaaattaccaattgtccTTGGTAGGCGCAATCTCCCCGTTTAAATGGGAGTTAAGAGTAGAGATAGAGTTCAGACTCATGTCCATCTACTCTAAGAAcatgataaattaccaattattCCAAAAGCTTAAGTTAGTAGAAAATGGTGAACTTAATAATTTAACCATTTTTCTAACAGCAATATAACATTAATTGTTAATAACAAAACTCTTCCACCCAGATCACGTTTTGGTAGTCACCAGCAGACAAACACATCAAATTCAAGTAATAGAATTTCATAAGCTTTGATTACAACAGACAGACCTGTTTTCAACACAAGAAAGAAGCAGTAGCTTATTTGCTTATTTGTCGATGCTTGATCGAATTATAGTTGTAGCTAGAAAAAATTGAGACTCTAAAAAACTGTACATAACCCAGAAGATgaaaattagtaataatttaaaattaaaaaaaaaaaaaaaatttgatgacaGACAGACAAATGGCTTTTGAAATTCAGCTGCACCACATTTCCTAGAACACCCAAATGAGACATATAAATCAAAAGAATCACACTACGCTGATAATAATAAATCTCCTTAACAACCCAGATTAGTAAGCAAAGCATACTCTTTGAGCTCAACACACGAAAGAAAAGTCAAAGATTGTTAATACCCAGATATCAAATTAAGTAAAACGCATAAATGAGAATTGAATGAACACAATTTTAAGTCAAAATCAGGAAAGATCAATGGTACCTCGGCAAAACAAGCCGCGAAAGCGCTGCACAGGAATATTTCAGCGAAAGAAATCTCGATCACAGGCTTGAGATCTGCCATTGGAAGCTGCAAAGGCTATATAGTATTTAAACTAAAAGAAAAGCTAGAAAGCAAAGAATTGGTAATGGAGTGgcaaatattgaaaaaaagaaaatgtgggttttatttctttattgagAGAAAGGTTATTACTAATGAGTCACAACGAAGGAAGAGCACGTGAAACATAAGCGCCTACAAAACATTGGACACCATAGTCATAGGATAGAAGCCTGTGCAACTGGGTTTTTTCACTCACTTTCCTTGTCATtatcatttcaattatttatgtatttttttgggtaagtgggtGGGAGTTGTTATGGCAGTTAATCGCTTTTAATCTCATTCTAGTATTTAATGcgataccaaaaataaaatcctagTATAATTTTTCGTTACATTGACACAATGTTGAAAAGACAttacttgattttctaaatgATTTATATAAACAGTGGATCTTCATCTGATATATTTGAAAGTGTACTAATGTAATTCATCCACGTATAacgtaataaaaaattaagcatTCCCTTCCACAAATACAGATGGAACttaagggtctgtttagatatctgtaataaaaaaattgaaaattaaaaatactgtagcaaaattatttttaattatatgaagagTGTCATGAGACCCAGTTTTAAAATGTGGGTAAAAAAAtctgtaaaaatacatgtaatattatttaaaaattgaaaattattatttgaaaacacaaaacaaacacCCCTTATTCTTGCCAatctcataaataataaatttatgggTCTATTTAGgtacaatttattattaaaaattaaaaatattataacaaaataatttttaaatatataaataatatcttgaaatctaatttaaagttaatttgccatttttatttttatgaatctCATAAACAGTAAATAAGACCCACTATTTTAATCACAGAAGCAGACGCCAACCTAAATTCAGCAGTATCCAAACTCTGACATATTCAACCTCGTAGGTCCTAGGGtactttgagtttttttgttttttttgagattCACTTTACGGTGGTTATTTATATACGTATGCAAATCAAGAAAAAGGCATGCTTTAGATGCTGGAATCACTGTACGAAAGATTCCTTGTCGTGTATAAGCTGTAGaaagtagaatttatatatttcctacctttatttatatttgtaaaagGTTGGAGAGTTGCTTTATGTGTCACTATGAAGTCTATAATCAGTAATTCCATTGTTCCTGTCATGCAGAAAGTGTCCggattcagtttttttttttttttttaagatataattataattaactAGCAAAGCTTACTAATTAAGGAGTTTCCTtctataaaatacaaaaactagaaaggcttctctctctctctctctcaatattagGCTCGTTTTgaaaggaagggaaaaaaaaaattgaaaatggcCTATGGATGGCACTACGTCTAAGagcattagagcattcacattccATTATtctatcatattttattttaccatctcaaaaaatttactttatcaattatactatacaattttacaatactctcagtatctaaacttttattttacaatataacatattaaaataatatttttacacaataaaataatatatcctaaaacccaaataaaaacaaaaacccaaaacccaaatcaccTCTGCAACCACCACCACGAAGAACATACCTAAACTGATTTTTATCTCCAAAACTTAGTACCCAAATTGATATATATCAGTTGAAAACCAAAGTCATCTTCACCACAGCAACCCCAAAAACCCCAACCACAAACTCATGGCCATCGAAACCTAGAAACccatagagaaaacaaaacccaaaaaccttaGCCACAGAAACCCATGGCCACTtcaccaccacaccaccacaaccGCCCACCTTTACCACCATGAACCCACATACCAATATTCCAATTCCTTCAAATTACACACAACACCAATGGCCACTATTTCTAATCACCTACAAAGCGAAGAAGAACCAAAAAACCACGAATTCGAcgatggagaagaagaagaagaagaagaagaaaacgaaaTAGAAAACGAAGACAAAGAGCTCGAAGGCTAGGACGATTGGGAAGCTGAAGACGAAGCCGCAGAAGATGGAGGCTCTAATTCCAATCTCCTTTGCTTGTTCTACGACTCCAAGTACAGTTCCTGCGATGCGTTATTTGACCATTGCATTTCGTTGCACCATTTTGATTTTTGCAGGGTTCAAA from Quercus lobata isolate SW786 unplaced genomic scaffold, ValleyOak3.0 Primary Assembly Scq3eQI_2004, whole genome shotgun sequence includes the following:
- the LOC115973115 gene encoding mitochondrial uncoupling protein 2-like isoform X3, yielding MFHVLFLRCDSLPLQLPMADLKPVIEISFAEIFLCSAFAACFAEFCTLPLDTAKVRLQLQKKAAAAGVDGVGFPKYRGLLGTMATIAREEGLSALWKGLIPGLQRQCLYGGLRIGLYGPVKRYLVGSEFIGEIPLYHKILAAFLTGAIAIIVANPTDLVKVRLQAEGKLPAGVPRRYSGAWDAYFTIVKQEGLGALWTGLGPNVARNAIVNAAELASYDQVKQMILNIPGFMDNILTHLLAGLGAGFFAVCIGSPVDVALTRLC
- the LOC115973115 gene encoding mitochondrial uncoupling protein 2-like isoform X1, which translates into the protein MFHVLFLRCDSLPLQLPMADLKPVIEISFAEIFLCSAFAACFAEFCTLPLDTAKVRLQLQKKAAAAGVDGVGFPKYRGLLGTMATIAREEGLSALWKGLIPGLQRQCLYGGLRIGLYGPVKRYLVGSEFIGEIPLYHKILAAFLTGAIAIIVANPTDLVKVRLQAEGKLPAGVPRRYSGAWDAYFTIVKQEGLGALWTGLGPNVARNAIVNAAELASYDQVKQMILNIPGFMDNILTHLLAGLGAGFFAVCIGSPVDVVKSRMMGDSTYKNTLDCFIKTLKSEGFFAFYKGFFPNFGRLGSWNAIMFLTFEQAKRIF
- the LOC115973115 gene encoding mitochondrial uncoupling protein 2-like isoform X2, producing MFHVLFLRCDSLLPMADLKPVIEISFAEIFLCSAFAACFAEFCTLPLDTAKVRLQLQKKAAAAGVDGVGFPKYRGLLGTMATIAREEGLSALWKGLIPGLQRQCLYGGLRIGLYGPVKRYLVGSEFIGEIPLYHKILAAFLTGAIAIIVANPTDLVKVRLQAEGKLPAGVPRRYSGAWDAYFTIVKQEGLGALWTGLGPNVARNAIVNAAELASYDQVKQMILNIPGFMDNILTHLLAGLGAGFFAVCIGSPVDVVKSRMMGDSTYKNTLDCFIKTLKSEGFFAFYKGFFPNFGRLGSWNAIMFLTFEQAKRIF